The proteins below are encoded in one region of Carettochelys insculpta isolate YL-2023 chromosome 14, ASM3395843v1, whole genome shotgun sequence:
- the AKTIP gene encoding AKT-interacting protein isoform X1 has translation MNPFWSMSTSSSRKRPETEEKILSGEMKISPPRASTKKQLPSIPKNAVPMTKPASPAPSSQSTNGTHASYGPFYLEYSLLAEFTLVVKQKLPGVYVQPSYRSALMWFGVIFIRHGLYQDGVFKFTVYIPDNYPDGDCPRLVFDQPVFHPLVDPVSGELDVKRAFAKWRRNHNHIWQVLMYARRVFYKIDTSIPLNPEAAVLYEKDIQLFKSKVIDSIRLCSSHLFDEPKIEDPYAISFTPWNPAIHDEAREKMLTQKKKPEDQHCKSMQVSGLSWVKPGSVQPFSKEEKTMPT, from the exons ATGAACCCTTTCTGGAGCATGTCTACAAGTTCCTCACGCAAG AGAcctgaaacagaagaaaaaattcTATCTGGAGAGATGAAAATCAGTCCTCCACGTGCCTCAACAAAGAAACAGTTGCCTTCTATTCCAAAAAATGCTGTGCCAATGACCAAGCCTGCTtctcctgccccttcttcccagtctACAAATGGAACACATGCATCTTATGGGCCTTTCTACTTGGAATACTCTCTCCTGGCAGAATT caCCTTGGTTGTAAAGCAGAAGTTGCCAGGAGTCTATGTGCAGCCATCTTACCGATCCGCATTAA TGTGGTTTGGAGTAATATTCATAAGACATGGCCTCTACCAGGATGGTGTGTTCAAATTTACAGTCTACATCCCTGATAATTACCCGGATGGTGACTGCCCA CGCTTAGTGTTCGATCAGCCAGTCTTCCACCCACTAGTAGATCCCGTCTCAGGGGAGTTAGATGTGAAAAGAGCATTTGCAAAATGGAG GCGAAACCATAATCACATATGGCAAGTGCTAATGTATGCTCGCAGAGTCTTCTACAAGATTGATACAAGCATTCCTTTGAATCCAGAAGCTGCAGTGCT ATATGAAAAAGATATTCAGCTGTTCAAAAGTAAGGTGATAGACAGCATCAGACTATGCAGCAGTCACTTATTTGATGAGCCTAAAATAGAAGATCCCTATGCAATTAG TTTTACTCCATGGAATCCAGCTATACATGATGAAGCTAGAGAGAAGATGTTGACTCAGAAA AAGAAGCCAGAAGATCAGCACTGCAAAAGCATGCAGGTCTCGGGGTTGTCGTGGGTGAAGCCTGGTTCAGTGCAGCCATTCAGCAAAGAAGAGAAGACCATGCCTACCTAA
- the AKTIP gene encoding AKT-interacting protein isoform X2 — translation MNPFWSMSTSSSRKRPETEEKILSGEMKISPPRASTKKQLPSIPKNAVPMTKPASPAPSSQSTNGTHASYGPFYLEYSLLAEFTLVVKQKLPGVYVQPSYRSALMWFGVIFIRHGLYQDGVFKFTVYIPDNYPDGDCPRLVFDQPVFHPLVDPVSGELDVKRAFAKWRRNHNHIWQVLMYARRVFYKIDTSIPLNPEAAVLYEKDIQLFKSKVIDSIRLCSSHLFDEPKIEDPYAISFTPWNPAIHDEAREKMLTQKKPEDQHCKSMQVSGLSWVKPGSVQPFSKEEKTMPT, via the exons ATGAACCCTTTCTGGAGCATGTCTACAAGTTCCTCACGCAAG AGAcctgaaacagaagaaaaaattcTATCTGGAGAGATGAAAATCAGTCCTCCACGTGCCTCAACAAAGAAACAGTTGCCTTCTATTCCAAAAAATGCTGTGCCAATGACCAAGCCTGCTtctcctgccccttcttcccagtctACAAATGGAACACATGCATCTTATGGGCCTTTCTACTTGGAATACTCTCTCCTGGCAGAATT caCCTTGGTTGTAAAGCAGAAGTTGCCAGGAGTCTATGTGCAGCCATCTTACCGATCCGCATTAA TGTGGTTTGGAGTAATATTCATAAGACATGGCCTCTACCAGGATGGTGTGTTCAAATTTACAGTCTACATCCCTGATAATTACCCGGATGGTGACTGCCCA CGCTTAGTGTTCGATCAGCCAGTCTTCCACCCACTAGTAGATCCCGTCTCAGGGGAGTTAGATGTGAAAAGAGCATTTGCAAAATGGAG GCGAAACCATAATCACATATGGCAAGTGCTAATGTATGCTCGCAGAGTCTTCTACAAGATTGATACAAGCATTCCTTTGAATCCAGAAGCTGCAGTGCT ATATGAAAAAGATATTCAGCTGTTCAAAAGTAAGGTGATAGACAGCATCAGACTATGCAGCAGTCACTTATTTGATGAGCCTAAAATAGAAGATCCCTATGCAATTAG TTTTACTCCATGGAATCCAGCTATACATGATGAAGCTAGAGAGAAGATGTTGACTCAGAAA AAGCCAGAAGATCAGCACTGCAAAAGCATGCAGGTCTCGGGGTTGTCGTGGGTGAAGCCTGGTTCAGTGCAGCCATTCAGCAAAGAAGAGAAGACCATGCCTACCTAA